One window of the Salminus brasiliensis chromosome 1, fSalBra1.hap2, whole genome shotgun sequence genome contains the following:
- the LOC140536373 gene encoding SH2 domain-containing protein 1B: MGLPIYHGPISKQRCEELLGMKGKDGSYLIRDSETIQGALCLCVYKQKVVYTYRILQTHTGNYTLQTSTGTKEMYFKTLQELIRHYKKRNQGLASRLRYSVKRKNIESEPDVSHDAHDYENVESSDYVVVLPD; encoded by the exons ATGGGGCTCCCCATCTATCACGGCCCCATCAGCAAACAGAGGTGCGAAGAGCTCCTGGGCATGAAGGGCAAGGATGGATCGTACCTCATAAGGGACAGCGAAACCATCCAGGGAGCTCTATGCCTCTGCGTTTA CAAACAGAAAGTTGTGTACACTTACAGGATACTACAGACCCATACAGGGAATTACACATTACAG ACCAGTACAGGAACAAAGGAGATGTACTTTAAAACCCTGCAGGAGCTTATTCGTCACTATAAGAAGAGGAATCAAGGTTTGGCCTCACGCCTGCGTTACTCCGTGAAGAGAAAAAACATAGAATCAGAACCTGATGTTTCCCATGATGCCCATGATTATGAAA atGTGGAGTCATCTGACTATGTGGTCGTGCTGCCAGATTGA